A stretch of Henckelia pumila isolate YLH828 chromosome 4, ASM3356847v2, whole genome shotgun sequence DNA encodes these proteins:
- the LOC140866235 gene encoding glycerol-3-phosphate acyltransferase 5-like translates to MESVVSELEGTLLKDLDTFSYFMLIAFEASGLIRFALLLASWPLVRLLELCGRGDYGLKITIFVATAGVPISEIEAVARAVLPKFYLDDIDMEAWRVFSSYEKRVVATKMPRVMVERFVKEHLRSDGVVGNELHVNRFGFATGFVGGDDFGSFGTRMAELFGGEKPSLGLGRPDSACGSSFLPFCHEVCHPPFTNNKKQECLTAGPVPVIFHDGRLAIRPTQSAALVILLWIPLGCLLAIIRITLGIITPMWAIRHISPLLGSRVVVKGNPPPPASASTSGVLFVCTHRTLMDPVVLSAVLRRRIPAVTYSLSRLSEILSPIPTVRLTRIRDVDAQKIKRELEKGDLVVCPEGTTCREPFLLRFSALFAELTDRIVPVAMNYKVGLFHATTARGWKGMDPIFFFMNPRPVYEVTFLNQLPAEATCSSGKSPHDVANYVQRILAATLGFECTNFTRRDKYRVLAGNDGIVSQSTNGNPAVELANTLKKLVGSFMIH, encoded by the exons ATGGAGTCTGTTGTTTCGGAGCTTGAAGGCACTCTTTTGAAGGATCTTGACACTTTTTCATACTTCATGCTGATAGCTTTCGAGGCGTCCGGTTTGATCCGGTTCGCGCTGCTGCTAGCGTCGTGGCCGTTGGTTCGTCTTCTCGAGCTTTGTGGGAGAGGGGACTATGGGCTTAAGATTACAATCTTTGTAGCCACGGCTGGGGTTCCAATATCTGAGATTGAAGCAGTGGCCAGAGCTGTTTTGCCCAAGTTCTATTTAGACGACATCGATATGGAAGCTTGGAGAGTCTTCAGCTCGTACGAGAAACGGGTCGTGGCGACGAAAATGCCTAGGGTTATGGTCGAGAGGTTCGTGAAGGAGCATTTGAGATCGGATGGTGTTGTTGGGAATGAGCTCCATGTGAACCGATTCGGCTTCGCCACCGGTTTTGTCGGCGGCGATGATTTTGGTTCGTTCGGGACGAGGATGGCTGAGTTATTTGGAGGTGAGAAACCAAGTTTGGGGCTAGGAAGGCCTGATTCTGCATGTGGCTCATCATTCCTACCATTTTGCCAT GAAGTTTGCCATCCACCATTCACCAACAACAAGAAACAAGAGTGCCTCACGGCCGGCCCCGTGCCGGTAATATTTCACGACGGCCGCCTCGCCATCCGACCGACCCAATCAGCCGCCCTCGTGATCCTCTTATGGATACCTCTTGGATGCCTTCTTGCCATCATCCGGATAACCCTAGGAATAATAACTCCGATGTGGGCCATACGCCATATTTCGCCGCTTCTCGGAAGTAGGGTTGTCGTAAAAGGAAACCCTCCTCCGCCTGCCTCCGCCTCCACCTCCGGCGTCCTCTTCGTTTGCACGCACAGAACCCTAATGGACCCAGTGGTCCTCTCAGCCGTCCTCCGCCGTAGAATCCCTGCCGTTACATACTCACTTTCTCGCCTATCCGAAATCTTGTCGCCCATCCCAACCGTCCGTCTGACGAGAATCAGAGACGTAGATGCACAGAAAATCAAACGTGAACTCGAAAAAGGAGACTTAGTTGTGTGTCCGGAAGGAACCACTTGCAGGGAACCTTTCCTTTTGAGATTCAGCGCGCTTTTTGCGGAGCTAACCGATCGAATCGTACCCGTGGCCATGAACTATAAAGTAGGGCTCTTTCATGCAACCACAGCTAGGGGTTGGAAAGGCATGGATCCAATATTTTTCTTCATGAATCCGCGACCCGTTTACGAGGTCACTTTCTTGAACCAGTTGCCGGCAGAAGCTACTTGTTCTTCGGGTAAAAGCCCACACGATGTGGCTAACTATGTTCAGAGAATCTTGGCTGCGACTTTAGGGTTTGAGTGCACAAATTTCACTAGAAGAGACAAGTACAGGGTTCTTGCGGGGAATGATGGAATTGTATCTCAGAGTACAAATGGGAATCCTGCTGTGGAATTGGCCAACACTTTGAAGAAATTGGTGGGATCCTTCATGATTCATTAA